Proteins encoded within one genomic window of Pieris brassicae chromosome 12, ilPieBrab1.1, whole genome shotgun sequence:
- the LOC123717105 gene encoding uncharacterized protein LOC123717105 isoform X3 — MRFRYPCVGLSTALIEKTSAMMYLEEYVNILNWKMDSMILDIGCGDGSLTSKIFKEIIPNCKTMIGCDISEDMIRFANEHYASERVNFTTLNIEGDLPDQLRERFHHVISFFALHWCLRQETAFQNIYDILRDDGSCFGIVVGKTSLYDAYRTLAKTEKWKPWVTDVESYISPYHDSQTKSDVTIEKAKSDMTTVEEVYIPPLDVLSIRILGLRLPDENPKKFAIKVVFYDQLLISAIIKSVGHREYVKERTLAKGFMNYDPSDYEKMCTFADNPLTIKIQSLDNIEMQMVYDKTAEINATQDQEPKVAVKPKLDIFCCNINILSVFTGKNKLYLRQRLQPMIKPRASLAKSWDNLPLVTLEISAFRNPANIRHQQLLKEANFMTFTLIGSFNMHVPYDDELVYTAATKMPIYNDQNCSLYTFNQGNRIAKRSKNLNFFSDWESLRLGDEYFTEGDEMFTASLGDFQNEDKLDLNYYVEEGSNFHKTVWKSFHKTLILKETEKWLSSHLRRYKWPLEVHMYGENNSGYSFMGFIDLFTLLYPGETKARIAVPLHWANSELIMEKCGCESLLPPSDKCPSSFISVQKSSKATTTSDQTSPNASTSRTLGRPTGSDENPAFVLLEIKLARPFKEAVIPAQINQSEINKMLSGFEAIPSKRECSSRGQTDKNWLSTVRLANTSLRRVPYFGVTDICLMSRQLAGTRTRLEILTSFWQDAAIYVNNNFVINNFIDTDEKLEEMTMMAHSCLMRMSSDYLLNKDHHQALDPTLRAARNARQLKDIKHAANLYLQTVVKAPSEPDHWRELSTCLKDIDINAANVCINKSILLNPRHPLSLLSKACMIFNEDPDDAEPFFVSLLCLHPFFKVLWVVASAYYWHRELFHISTEIMNYVRRIEAEGLAEDLPYPRAWERELGDWWDHTPLLPGTSRYYDAADLLLRIRATPLAEVCLARALTEVGESPVYQHLLALCTRLRKDVDTALCHLQYAVGKYGDVNYLRSLEGECYHRKKDFAKSKESFEKAGSCLGAYSILLSLPRRESQRIRAMLTDLIRRQPSAYAWMSLADDWMTRSSVGEGGDAGATDEQATAISCAIACASQALKLDRQAGRAWALLANTVKPSARRLHCENMAILDCH; from the exons ATGAGGTTTCGTTACCCGTGCGTGGGTTTGTCCACAGCCCTTATTGAG AAGACTAGTGCAATGATGTATCTAGAAGAGTATGTGAATATATTGAATTGGAAAATGGACTCAATGATCCTAGACATTGGTTGTGGCGATGGGAGTTTGACATCaaaaattttcaaagaaatAATTCCGAATTGCAAGACCATGATAGGCTGTGACATAAGCGAAGATATGATACGATTCGCAAATGAACACTATGCTTCGGAACGTGTTAATTTCACTACCCTTAACATAGAGGGAGATCTGCCAGATCAGCTAAGGGAACGTTTCCACCATGTCATTTCCTTTTTTGCTTTACACTGGTGTCTTCGTCAAGA AACTGCGTTCCAGAACATATACGATATCCTTAGGGACGATGGAAGTTGTTTCGGGATTGTCGTGGGAAAAACATCATTATACGATGCATACAGGACCCTTGCTAAAACCGAAAAATGGAAGCCATGGGTTACTGACGTTGAAAGTTATATATCTCCATACCATGACAGTCag ACCAAATCAGATGTGACCATCGAAAAAGCGAAATCTGACATGACGACTGTCGAAGAAGTCTACATACCTCCTCTCGATGTTCTAAGTATACGCATTTTGGGACTTCGCCTACCAGACGAAAATCCTAAGAAATTCGCTATCAAAGTTGTATTTTATGATCAGCTTTTAATTTCGGCTATCATAAAATCAGTAGGGCACAGGGAGTATGTTAAAGAAAGGACCCTAGCGAAGGGTTTTATGAATTATGACCCATCCGATTATGAAAAAATGTGTACATTTGCTGATAATCCTTTGACAA ttaaaatccAGTCATTAGACAATATAGAAATGCAAATGGTATACGATAAGACGGCAGAAATAAATGCCACACAAGATCAAGAGCCAAAAGTAGCAGTGAAACCAAAATTAGATATATTCTgctgtaatattaatattctgtCAGTTTTTACAG gcaaaaataaactatacttAAGACAAAGGCTGCAACCAATGATCAAGCCACGAGCGAGTCTAGCAAAGAGTTGGGACAATTTACCCTTAGTTACACTAGAAATATCTGCATTCCGTAATCCCGCTAATATAAGACACCAACAATTGTTAAAAGAGGCAAATTTCATGACATTCACTCTCATCGGAAGCTTTAATATGCACGTTCCTTATGATGATGAACTCGTGTACACAGCAGCCACCAAGATGCCAATATATAATGACCAG aattGCAGCCTCTACACATTTAATCAGGGAAACAGGATTGCCAAAAGATcgaaaaacttaaattttttttctgactGGGAAAGTTTACGACTTGGAGACGAGTACTTCACTGAGGGAGATGAAATGTTCACAGCCTCACTTGGCGATTTTCAAAATGAAGACAAGCtggatttaaattattacgtgGAAGAGGGGTCGAACTttc ATAAGACCGTTTGGAAATCCTTTCACAAAACCTTAATACTGAAGGAAACTGAGAAATGGTTGTCGAGCCATTTGAGGCGATACAAGTGGCCCCTTGAAGTACACATGTATGGGGAAAATAATAGCGGATATAGCTTTATGGGATTCATCGATTTGTTCACGCTTCTATATCCTGGAG AAACAAAAGCCCGTATAGCAGTTCCTCTTCATTGGGCAAACTCAGAGCTTATTATGGAGAAGTGTGGCTGCGAATCCCTTCTACCGCCAAGCGACAAGTGTCCTTCGTCCTTCATTAGCGTCCAGAAATCTAGCAA AGCAACCACTACATCCGATCAAACAAGCCCAAACGCAAGTACTTCAAGGACGTTAGGCAGACCAACTGGTAGTGACGAGAATCCCGCTTTTGTCCTTTTGGAAATTAAATTGGCGAGACCTTTTAAAGAAGCCGTTATTCCAGCACAGATCAATCA gtcagaaataaataaaatgcttaGTGGCTTTGAGGCAATACCAAGCAAGAGGGAATGTTCTAGTAGGGGTCAAACGGATAAGAATTGGCTGTCAACTGTGAGATTGGCAAATACCTCTTTACGACGCGTACCGTACTTTG gTGTAACAGATATTTGCCTTATGAGTCGACAGTTAGCTGGTACAAGAACTCGTCTAGAAATTCTGACATCGTTTTGGCAAGATGCCGCTATATATGTgaacaataattttgttattaacaattttattgacACCGATGAAAAGCTAGAA GAAATGACTATGATGGCCCACTCGTGTCTTATGCGTATGTCCAGCGATTATCTTCTCAATAAAGACCATCACCAAGCATTGGATCCCACCCTCAGAGCAGCCAGGAATGCACGTCAGCTCAAAGATATTAAGCATGCAGCAAACCTTTATTTGCAG ACTGTTGTAAAAGCCCCCAGCGAGCCAGACCATTGGCGGGAACTGTCAACTTGCCTCAAAGATATTGACATAAATGCGGCTAACGTCTGTATCAATAAGTCTATCCTTCTGAATCCTCGACATCCTTTAAG tCTATTATCCAAAGCCTGTATGATATTCAACGAAGACCCAGATGACGCAGAACCATTCTTTGTCTCGCTGCTCTGCCTTCATCCATTTTTCAAAGTTCTATGGGTTGTTGCCAGTGCTTATTATTGGCACAGAGAACTATTTCACATATCTACAGAAATTATGAACTACGTACGAAG gATAGAGGCAGAAGGGCTGGCAGAAGACTTGCCTTACCCGCGTGCCTGGGAAAGAGAACTGGGCGATTGGTGGGACCACACCCCACTCCTACCGGGGACCAGTCGGTACTATGATGCTGCTGATCTTCTTTTACGTATTCGAGCAACACCC ttagcAGAGGTATGCCTCGCACGTGCATTAACGGAAGTCGGTGAATCTCCAGTTTATCAACACTTGCTAGCGCTTTGCACGCGTCTACGCAAGGATGTCGATACCGCACTTTGCCATTTACAATACGCCGTTGGAAAGTATGGAGAT GTAAACTATTTGCGAAGTCTCGAAGGGGAGTGCTATCACAGGAAAAAGGATTTCGCTAAATCCAAAGAGAGTTTTGAGAAGGCTGGCAGCTGCCTGGGTGCTTACAG TATTCTTCTATCGCTACCGCGACGTGAGTCCCAACGTATAAGAGCAATGTTGACGGATCTCATACGTCGACAGCCGAGCGCGTACGCATGGATGAGCCTAGCCGACGACTGGATGACG CGTAGCAGCGTAGGTGAAGGCGGCGACGCAGGCGCAACCGACGAGCAAGCTACGGCCATCTCTTGTGCTATTGCCTGCGCGTCCCAAGCACTGAAACTGGACAGGCAGGCGGGTCGTGCCTGGGCACTTCTAGCTAATACTGTTAAACCAAGCGCACGAAGGCTGCATTGCGAGAATATGGCTATATTG GATTGccattga
- the LOC123717105 gene encoding uncharacterized protein LOC123717105 isoform X4: MRFRYPCVGLSTALIEKTSAMMYLEEYVNILNWKMDSMILDIGCGDGSLTSKIFKEIIPNCKTMIGCDISEDMIRFANEHYASERVNFTTLNIEGDLPDQLRERFHHVISFFALHWCLRQETAFQNIYDILRDDGSCFGIVVGKTSLYDAYRTLAKTEKWKPWVTDVESYISPYHDSQTKSDVTIEKAKSDMTTVEEVYIPPLDVLSIRILGLRLPDENPKKFAIKVVFYDQLLISAIIKSVGHREYVKERTLAKGFMNYDPSDYEKMCTFADNPLTIKIQSLDNIEMQMVYDKTAEINATQDQEPKVAVKPKLDIFCCNINILSVFTGKNKLYLRQRLQPMIKPRASLAKSWDNLPLVTLEISAFRNPANIRHQQLLKEANFMTFTLIGSFNMHVPYDDELVYTAATKMPIYNDQNCSLYTFNQGNRIAKRSKNLNFFSDWESLRLGDEYFTEGDEMFTASLGDFQNEDKLDLNYYVEEGSNFHKTVWKSFHKTLILKETEKWLSSHLRRYKWPLEVHMYGENNSGYSFMGFIDLFTLLYPGETKARIAVPLHWANSELIMEKCGCESLLPPSDKCPSSFISVQKSSKATTTSDQTSPNASTSRTLGRPTGSDENPAFVLLEIKLARPFKEAVIPAQINQSEINKMLSGFEAIPSKRECSSRGQTDKNWLSTVRLANTSLRRVPYFGVTDICLMSRQLAGTRTRLEILTSFWQDAAIYVNNNFVINNFIDTDEKLEEMTMMAHSCLMRMSSDYLLNKDHHQALDPTLRAARNARQLKDIKHAANLYLQTVVKAPSEPDHWRELSTCLKDIDINAANVCINKSILLNPRHPLSLLSKACMIFNEDPDDAEPFFVSLLCLHPFFKVLWVVASAYYWHRELFHISTEIMNYVRRIEAEGLAEDLPYPRAWERELGDWWDHTPLLPGTSRYYDAADLLLRIRATPVNYLRSLEGECYHRKKDFAKSKESFEKAGSCLGAYSILLSLPRRESQRIRAMLTDLIRRQPSAYAWMSLADDWMTRSSVGEGGDAGATDEQATAISCAIACASQALKLDRQAGRAWALLANTVKPSARRLHCENMAILCGYSKQPGEKKNYASESKQSLCYRIGKSLRECVCGMCENLSL, encoded by the exons ATGAGGTTTCGTTACCCGTGCGTGGGTTTGTCCACAGCCCTTATTGAG AAGACTAGTGCAATGATGTATCTAGAAGAGTATGTGAATATATTGAATTGGAAAATGGACTCAATGATCCTAGACATTGGTTGTGGCGATGGGAGTTTGACATCaaaaattttcaaagaaatAATTCCGAATTGCAAGACCATGATAGGCTGTGACATAAGCGAAGATATGATACGATTCGCAAATGAACACTATGCTTCGGAACGTGTTAATTTCACTACCCTTAACATAGAGGGAGATCTGCCAGATCAGCTAAGGGAACGTTTCCACCATGTCATTTCCTTTTTTGCTTTACACTGGTGTCTTCGTCAAGA AACTGCGTTCCAGAACATATACGATATCCTTAGGGACGATGGAAGTTGTTTCGGGATTGTCGTGGGAAAAACATCATTATACGATGCATACAGGACCCTTGCTAAAACCGAAAAATGGAAGCCATGGGTTACTGACGTTGAAAGTTATATATCTCCATACCATGACAGTCag ACCAAATCAGATGTGACCATCGAAAAAGCGAAATCTGACATGACGACTGTCGAAGAAGTCTACATACCTCCTCTCGATGTTCTAAGTATACGCATTTTGGGACTTCGCCTACCAGACGAAAATCCTAAGAAATTCGCTATCAAAGTTGTATTTTATGATCAGCTTTTAATTTCGGCTATCATAAAATCAGTAGGGCACAGGGAGTATGTTAAAGAAAGGACCCTAGCGAAGGGTTTTATGAATTATGACCCATCCGATTATGAAAAAATGTGTACATTTGCTGATAATCCTTTGACAA ttaaaatccAGTCATTAGACAATATAGAAATGCAAATGGTATACGATAAGACGGCAGAAATAAATGCCACACAAGATCAAGAGCCAAAAGTAGCAGTGAAACCAAAATTAGATATATTCTgctgtaatattaatattctgtCAGTTTTTACAG gcaaaaataaactatacttAAGACAAAGGCTGCAACCAATGATCAAGCCACGAGCGAGTCTAGCAAAGAGTTGGGACAATTTACCCTTAGTTACACTAGAAATATCTGCATTCCGTAATCCCGCTAATATAAGACACCAACAATTGTTAAAAGAGGCAAATTTCATGACATTCACTCTCATCGGAAGCTTTAATATGCACGTTCCTTATGATGATGAACTCGTGTACACAGCAGCCACCAAGATGCCAATATATAATGACCAG aattGCAGCCTCTACACATTTAATCAGGGAAACAGGATTGCCAAAAGATcgaaaaacttaaattttttttctgactGGGAAAGTTTACGACTTGGAGACGAGTACTTCACTGAGGGAGATGAAATGTTCACAGCCTCACTTGGCGATTTTCAAAATGAAGACAAGCtggatttaaattattacgtgGAAGAGGGGTCGAACTttc ATAAGACCGTTTGGAAATCCTTTCACAAAACCTTAATACTGAAGGAAACTGAGAAATGGTTGTCGAGCCATTTGAGGCGATACAAGTGGCCCCTTGAAGTACACATGTATGGGGAAAATAATAGCGGATATAGCTTTATGGGATTCATCGATTTGTTCACGCTTCTATATCCTGGAG AAACAAAAGCCCGTATAGCAGTTCCTCTTCATTGGGCAAACTCAGAGCTTATTATGGAGAAGTGTGGCTGCGAATCCCTTCTACCGCCAAGCGACAAGTGTCCTTCGTCCTTCATTAGCGTCCAGAAATCTAGCAA AGCAACCACTACATCCGATCAAACAAGCCCAAACGCAAGTACTTCAAGGACGTTAGGCAGACCAACTGGTAGTGACGAGAATCCCGCTTTTGTCCTTTTGGAAATTAAATTGGCGAGACCTTTTAAAGAAGCCGTTATTCCAGCACAGATCAATCA gtcagaaataaataaaatgcttaGTGGCTTTGAGGCAATACCAAGCAAGAGGGAATGTTCTAGTAGGGGTCAAACGGATAAGAATTGGCTGTCAACTGTGAGATTGGCAAATACCTCTTTACGACGCGTACCGTACTTTG gTGTAACAGATATTTGCCTTATGAGTCGACAGTTAGCTGGTACAAGAACTCGTCTAGAAATTCTGACATCGTTTTGGCAAGATGCCGCTATATATGTgaacaataattttgttattaacaattttattgacACCGATGAAAAGCTAGAA GAAATGACTATGATGGCCCACTCGTGTCTTATGCGTATGTCCAGCGATTATCTTCTCAATAAAGACCATCACCAAGCATTGGATCCCACCCTCAGAGCAGCCAGGAATGCACGTCAGCTCAAAGATATTAAGCATGCAGCAAACCTTTATTTGCAG ACTGTTGTAAAAGCCCCCAGCGAGCCAGACCATTGGCGGGAACTGTCAACTTGCCTCAAAGATATTGACATAAATGCGGCTAACGTCTGTATCAATAAGTCTATCCTTCTGAATCCTCGACATCCTTTAAG tCTATTATCCAAAGCCTGTATGATATTCAACGAAGACCCAGATGACGCAGAACCATTCTTTGTCTCGCTGCTCTGCCTTCATCCATTTTTCAAAGTTCTATGGGTTGTTGCCAGTGCTTATTATTGGCACAGAGAACTATTTCACATATCTACAGAAATTATGAACTACGTACGAAG gATAGAGGCAGAAGGGCTGGCAGAAGACTTGCCTTACCCGCGTGCCTGGGAAAGAGAACTGGGCGATTGGTGGGACCACACCCCACTCCTACCGGGGACCAGTCGGTACTATGATGCTGCTGATCTTCTTTTACGTATTCGAGCAACACCC GTAAACTATTTGCGAAGTCTCGAAGGGGAGTGCTATCACAGGAAAAAGGATTTCGCTAAATCCAAAGAGAGTTTTGAGAAGGCTGGCAGCTGCCTGGGTGCTTACAG TATTCTTCTATCGCTACCGCGACGTGAGTCCCAACGTATAAGAGCAATGTTGACGGATCTCATACGTCGACAGCCGAGCGCGTACGCATGGATGAGCCTAGCCGACGACTGGATGACG CGTAGCAGCGTAGGTGAAGGCGGCGACGCAGGCGCAACCGACGAGCAAGCTACGGCCATCTCTTGTGCTATTGCCTGCGCGTCCCAAGCACTGAAACTGGACAGGCAGGCGGGTCGTGCCTGGGCACTTCTAGCTAATACTGTTAAACCAAGCGCACGAAGGCTGCATTGCGAGAATATGGCTATATTG tGTGGATACAGCAAGCAGCCGGGTGAGAAGAAAAATTACGCGAGCGAGTCAAAACAGTCACTGTGTTACCGCATTGGAAAATCACTTCGTGAATGTGTATGCGGTATGTGTGAAAATTTGAGTCTATAA
- the LOC123717105 gene encoding uncharacterized protein LOC123717105 isoform X1, with translation MRFRYPCVGLSTALIEKTSAMMYLEEYVNILNWKMDSMILDIGCGDGSLTSKIFKEIIPNCKTMIGCDISEDMIRFANEHYASERVNFTTLNIEGDLPDQLRERFHHVISFFALHWCLRQETAFQNIYDILRDDGSCFGIVVGKTSLYDAYRTLAKTEKWKPWVTDVESYISPYHDSQTKSDVTIEKAKSDMTTVEEVYIPPLDVLSIRILGLRLPDENPKKFAIKVVFYDQLLISAIIKSVGHREYVKERTLAKGFMNYDPSDYEKMCTFADNPLTIKIQSLDNIEMQMVYDKTAEINATQDQEPKVAVKPKLDIFCCNINILSVFTGKNKLYLRQRLQPMIKPRASLAKSWDNLPLVTLEISAFRNPANIRHQQLLKEANFMTFTLIGSFNMHVPYDDELVYTAATKMPIYNDQNCSLYTFNQGNRIAKRSKNLNFFSDWESLRLGDEYFTEGDEMFTASLGDFQNEDKLDLNYYVEEGSNFHKTVWKSFHKTLILKETEKWLSSHLRRYKWPLEVHMYGENNSGYSFMGFIDLFTLLYPGETKARIAVPLHWANSELIMEKCGCESLLPPSDKCPSSFISVQKSSKATTTSDQTSPNASTSRTLGRPTGSDENPAFVLLEIKLARPFKEAVIPAQINQSEINKMLSGFEAIPSKRECSSRGQTDKNWLSTVRLANTSLRRVPYFGVTDICLMSRQLAGTRTRLEILTSFWQDAAIYVNNNFVINNFIDTDEKLEEMTMMAHSCLMRMSSDYLLNKDHHQALDPTLRAARNARQLKDIKHAANLYLQTVVKAPSEPDHWRELSTCLKDIDINAANVCINKSILLNPRHPLSLLSKACMIFNEDPDDAEPFFVSLLCLHPFFKVLWVVASAYYWHRELFHISTEIMNYVRRIEAEGLAEDLPYPRAWERELGDWWDHTPLLPGTSRYYDAADLLLRIRATPLAEVCLARALTEVGESPVYQHLLALCTRLRKDVDTALCHLQYAVGKYGDVNYLRSLEGECYHRKKDFAKSKESFEKAGSCLGAYSILLSLPRRESQRIRAMLTDLIRRQPSAYAWMSLADDWMTRSSVGEGGDAGATDEQATAISCAIACASQALKLDRQAGRAWALLANTVKPSARRLHCENMAILCGYSKQPGEKKNYASESKQSLCYRIGKSLRECVCGMCENLSL, from the exons ATGAGGTTTCGTTACCCGTGCGTGGGTTTGTCCACAGCCCTTATTGAG AAGACTAGTGCAATGATGTATCTAGAAGAGTATGTGAATATATTGAATTGGAAAATGGACTCAATGATCCTAGACATTGGTTGTGGCGATGGGAGTTTGACATCaaaaattttcaaagaaatAATTCCGAATTGCAAGACCATGATAGGCTGTGACATAAGCGAAGATATGATACGATTCGCAAATGAACACTATGCTTCGGAACGTGTTAATTTCACTACCCTTAACATAGAGGGAGATCTGCCAGATCAGCTAAGGGAACGTTTCCACCATGTCATTTCCTTTTTTGCTTTACACTGGTGTCTTCGTCAAGA AACTGCGTTCCAGAACATATACGATATCCTTAGGGACGATGGAAGTTGTTTCGGGATTGTCGTGGGAAAAACATCATTATACGATGCATACAGGACCCTTGCTAAAACCGAAAAATGGAAGCCATGGGTTACTGACGTTGAAAGTTATATATCTCCATACCATGACAGTCag ACCAAATCAGATGTGACCATCGAAAAAGCGAAATCTGACATGACGACTGTCGAAGAAGTCTACATACCTCCTCTCGATGTTCTAAGTATACGCATTTTGGGACTTCGCCTACCAGACGAAAATCCTAAGAAATTCGCTATCAAAGTTGTATTTTATGATCAGCTTTTAATTTCGGCTATCATAAAATCAGTAGGGCACAGGGAGTATGTTAAAGAAAGGACCCTAGCGAAGGGTTTTATGAATTATGACCCATCCGATTATGAAAAAATGTGTACATTTGCTGATAATCCTTTGACAA ttaaaatccAGTCATTAGACAATATAGAAATGCAAATGGTATACGATAAGACGGCAGAAATAAATGCCACACAAGATCAAGAGCCAAAAGTAGCAGTGAAACCAAAATTAGATATATTCTgctgtaatattaatattctgtCAGTTTTTACAG gcaaaaataaactatacttAAGACAAAGGCTGCAACCAATGATCAAGCCACGAGCGAGTCTAGCAAAGAGTTGGGACAATTTACCCTTAGTTACACTAGAAATATCTGCATTCCGTAATCCCGCTAATATAAGACACCAACAATTGTTAAAAGAGGCAAATTTCATGACATTCACTCTCATCGGAAGCTTTAATATGCACGTTCCTTATGATGATGAACTCGTGTACACAGCAGCCACCAAGATGCCAATATATAATGACCAG aattGCAGCCTCTACACATTTAATCAGGGAAACAGGATTGCCAAAAGATcgaaaaacttaaattttttttctgactGGGAAAGTTTACGACTTGGAGACGAGTACTTCACTGAGGGAGATGAAATGTTCACAGCCTCACTTGGCGATTTTCAAAATGAAGACAAGCtggatttaaattattacgtgGAAGAGGGGTCGAACTttc ATAAGACCGTTTGGAAATCCTTTCACAAAACCTTAATACTGAAGGAAACTGAGAAATGGTTGTCGAGCCATTTGAGGCGATACAAGTGGCCCCTTGAAGTACACATGTATGGGGAAAATAATAGCGGATATAGCTTTATGGGATTCATCGATTTGTTCACGCTTCTATATCCTGGAG AAACAAAAGCCCGTATAGCAGTTCCTCTTCATTGGGCAAACTCAGAGCTTATTATGGAGAAGTGTGGCTGCGAATCCCTTCTACCGCCAAGCGACAAGTGTCCTTCGTCCTTCATTAGCGTCCAGAAATCTAGCAA AGCAACCACTACATCCGATCAAACAAGCCCAAACGCAAGTACTTCAAGGACGTTAGGCAGACCAACTGGTAGTGACGAGAATCCCGCTTTTGTCCTTTTGGAAATTAAATTGGCGAGACCTTTTAAAGAAGCCGTTATTCCAGCACAGATCAATCA gtcagaaataaataaaatgcttaGTGGCTTTGAGGCAATACCAAGCAAGAGGGAATGTTCTAGTAGGGGTCAAACGGATAAGAATTGGCTGTCAACTGTGAGATTGGCAAATACCTCTTTACGACGCGTACCGTACTTTG gTGTAACAGATATTTGCCTTATGAGTCGACAGTTAGCTGGTACAAGAACTCGTCTAGAAATTCTGACATCGTTTTGGCAAGATGCCGCTATATATGTgaacaataattttgttattaacaattttattgacACCGATGAAAAGCTAGAA GAAATGACTATGATGGCCCACTCGTGTCTTATGCGTATGTCCAGCGATTATCTTCTCAATAAAGACCATCACCAAGCATTGGATCCCACCCTCAGAGCAGCCAGGAATGCACGTCAGCTCAAAGATATTAAGCATGCAGCAAACCTTTATTTGCAG ACTGTTGTAAAAGCCCCCAGCGAGCCAGACCATTGGCGGGAACTGTCAACTTGCCTCAAAGATATTGACATAAATGCGGCTAACGTCTGTATCAATAAGTCTATCCTTCTGAATCCTCGACATCCTTTAAG tCTATTATCCAAAGCCTGTATGATATTCAACGAAGACCCAGATGACGCAGAACCATTCTTTGTCTCGCTGCTCTGCCTTCATCCATTTTTCAAAGTTCTATGGGTTGTTGCCAGTGCTTATTATTGGCACAGAGAACTATTTCACATATCTACAGAAATTATGAACTACGTACGAAG gATAGAGGCAGAAGGGCTGGCAGAAGACTTGCCTTACCCGCGTGCCTGGGAAAGAGAACTGGGCGATTGGTGGGACCACACCCCACTCCTACCGGGGACCAGTCGGTACTATGATGCTGCTGATCTTCTTTTACGTATTCGAGCAACACCC ttagcAGAGGTATGCCTCGCACGTGCATTAACGGAAGTCGGTGAATCTCCAGTTTATCAACACTTGCTAGCGCTTTGCACGCGTCTACGCAAGGATGTCGATACCGCACTTTGCCATTTACAATACGCCGTTGGAAAGTATGGAGAT GTAAACTATTTGCGAAGTCTCGAAGGGGAGTGCTATCACAGGAAAAAGGATTTCGCTAAATCCAAAGAGAGTTTTGAGAAGGCTGGCAGCTGCCTGGGTGCTTACAG TATTCTTCTATCGCTACCGCGACGTGAGTCCCAACGTATAAGAGCAATGTTGACGGATCTCATACGTCGACAGCCGAGCGCGTACGCATGGATGAGCCTAGCCGACGACTGGATGACG CGTAGCAGCGTAGGTGAAGGCGGCGACGCAGGCGCAACCGACGAGCAAGCTACGGCCATCTCTTGTGCTATTGCCTGCGCGTCCCAAGCACTGAAACTGGACAGGCAGGCGGGTCGTGCCTGGGCACTTCTAGCTAATACTGTTAAACCAAGCGCACGAAGGCTGCATTGCGAGAATATGGCTATATTG tGTGGATACAGCAAGCAGCCGGGTGAGAAGAAAAATTACGCGAGCGAGTCAAAACAGTCACTGTGTTACCGCATTGGAAAATCACTTCGTGAATGTGTATGCGGTATGTGTGAAAATTTGAGTCTATAA